In Candidatus Dependentiae bacterium, the genomic stretch TTTACTGTGATTGGGATTTTGGCGATTTCTGTGGTTGCAAGGATGAAAAGAGCGTTCACCGGAGGTTCTTCAAGCATTTTGAGGAGAGCATTAAACGCTGCTTTGCTCAGCATGTGCGCTTCGTCGATGAGATAGATTTTTTTGCGGCCCATAAGGGGAAGGTATTGTGCAGATTCCAAAATTGCTCGTACGTTATCAACGCCCGTGTTTGATGCTGCATCGATTTCGATAAAATCTGGGTGACAGCCTTCTCGTGAGGCAATGCATGAAGGACACGTGGTGCAGGGAAGTTGTGTGCTTCTTGGATCGGCTTGAAACGATTCCAACTGCGAGCAGTTAATCATGGTTGCAAGAATCCGAGCGACGGTTGTTTTTCCGCATCCTCGTTGGCCATAGAAAAGATAGACCGGAAAGTAGCGGTTAAGGTAAATGCTGTTGGAGAGCATGTTAGAAACAATTTCTTGCCCAATAACCTCAGAAAGTTTTTTAGGTCTGAGTGTTCTGGCAAAATGAATCGATGTAGACATAAAAAATCCTTCATAATTTTTTGGGCTAACCTGTTTTTAGTGTAGGTCAGGTTAGCTTGAGCGTCTAGGGTAATTCGCCACGAGGTTTGAATGAGCACAAAAGTTTTCACAGAGAATTTTTTTAGAACATATTTCAGGGTGTTTTTCTGAAATACTATCTATTTTTAATGGAGCTTTCTTTTTTTGAAAATTATTGAGCGATCTGCCATTTTGAAAGGGTATTTGTTGTAAATTTATTTATTTGTAGCGCATGAATTATAGATATCTTTTTTTGATTTGGGGAATTTTTGCAGCCCCATCTTTTTTTGCATCGGGTTCACTCTCTCAAGGCGAAGCAATTGCTGCCAAGTCTCAAATATTGTTTAATCATTCGGTGGTATTTCCAGGAAAAGGCATGCCGCATAGGGTTTCTGGAACATTTAAAAAAGTTGATGTTTTACCAGCAGCAACAACACGCGTGAGTCTTCTTTCGAGTCGCGCAAGAGACTATTTGCATGATTTTGATGTAGCTCGTTCGCACGCATATTTTTTAGAAAAGCCCTATTTTTATCGCTTTTTCAGTGAAGTTTTGAAGGCTTCTGCGCAATTGTATTCTACAAAAGCCACGAGAATCAGTACGAGTGTTTTATTTGAGTATGCAGACCCAGAAGATTCTGTTGTTGTGGATTTTGATTTTGAGAGAAGAAATAACAAACTTGTGTGCGTCGTGACTTTTAATACGCTTTCAGGCCGCGTAGATGCTCAGTTGGTTAACTTGGTTAAATCATCGGTTTGTGATGATTCTTTCGTCTCTAAGCATTGGGGCAAGGGAGTATTTGCTGGTTTTGTGGGGCTGGCGACTGCTTTCAGAAAAGAGTTACCGCTGGGAATTGGAAAAAAATTTCAATCATTTTATGAGCAAGCAAAGCGTGAAATTGCACGTTTGTATCCAGGTCAATTTGGCGAGTGGCAGACATTTTATGAGAATCGGCAATTTGCTGTATCGATTGACGGTTCATCGTGCGCGCTTGTGTTGATTTCAGCAAAAGATCCACATCTTTTGGCTTATCAACTTACAGATAAATGCGAAGAAAAATTGCCAGGAGTGAGGAAAATAATTCTTGTCGTTGAAAGAGAAGATCAAGCAAATACTGATTATTTAGCAAGTCTTAGCCATAGTACAGTTTCTAGCTTTCCATTAATAACGTTTTTTGAAAAACGAAGATTAGTTGGAGAAAATTCTTTTGAAAATCGACCACTAGATCTTGATGCGACTCGTGTTTTAATACCAATAGCGGAACAAGTTTTTTGGTTTTGGGTAGGGCAGGATTATAAATTAAAAGAACGACTTACGGTTTGCTGTGTGGCTCAAGACGCTGATGTTCGCCCTGAAGAAACGCAGATAACAATTTCTTATGATGAAAATGTGTCTAAGGATGGTCCGGGAAATTTAGATTTAAGTGTTTTAAAAAAATTCCATCAAAAGATTTTTATAACACGATCTGCATCAAACAAAATTAAGTTAGTTGCAGGTGGGGAATCGAGTGAATTTGATACTATTGAATTGTTTGCAGAAAGAATACGTCAAATTATAAACTCATTAGAACCTGAAGAAGTTGATCCATTCGCTACCAAATTTGAAAAAGAAGTATTTTTTGAAGACTTTTTTTATAAATTTTTTTGTCATTCTTACGGTGCTATTTATCAAAGGCGGTGGCCCACAGAGAGAAATTCATATGTAACATATCCTTCTCGTGAAGTTACATTACGTGACTGGGAAAATTGTAACATTTCTATATCTGAGCCGGACGAAGAATGTGCTTCCACAAACTACATTAAAATAACCGTTGTTCAGGGACCTGGAGAAATATTCCGAGAGACACTCCCTCAAGAAAAAACAAAAAAAAGAGGTATGATTAATATTGTTACACATTCGCAAGAGATTTTTATTTATCGCAATGAAGGCAATAAATTGGTTCTTGTGGCAAATAATACTTCAGAGGTTTTAGATGATGCTAAAGATCTTTTTAAAAAAGTGAAAGATTTAGCAAAATCGCTTGTAGCAAAACATAGAGTTGAATTGTCTTTGGACGGTATTGATGGTACCTCCGATCGACCAAGAGCTTTTCAAAAGTTTTCTCAGAAATTAGGCTCTGCTTTTGATCTTCATAACGCAGGTATTGCATTGAAATCCGATGAGACTTTTAATGCATGGCAAAAAAATGAAGATGGTTCATTCGATGTTATGGCTATTGAAGATGGTGTTCGAAGTACAAAAACGATTTCAGCAGAAATATTGGCACAATTGCGTGTAACTAATAACACGCTCACTAAATTTGTAACTCGACTTAAAAGTAAACGAAGAGAAGAAACTACAAAGGCCAATCAGCTTTTGGTAGATCCTCGGGCTGATGGTGATTCTTGGCAAAAGATAGCATATCTTATTTCGCAGATTGATGTGCTGTCAGTAGAAACATTTAAAAAAACGGAAATTGCAGTACAAAAAGCTCTTGATGCAGTTGGGGATGATTTTTATAGGTTTGAACAAATGCTTAAAAAGTGTTGTGATTCTGACCAGATGCCTTACAAAATCGAAGAGGCGTTAAAGGCCGTTGCTGTTGAAGGGGTCTTGATTTCTTCGGTTACCAAGAGCTCTTTTTGTGGATATTTTGATATTCAACTTTTGATAGGGGATGAACAGTTTAGTGTGAACGTTGCAAATCCTTTAGGATATTGGCACAAGCGTTGGTCAGAAAGGAAAACGAATTGTTCTGTGATGCAAATTACACGTACAGCAATCGTTCCTGCTGCTGGTAGTTCCTCAGAAATGAAGTTGTGTCTTCGCCCAGGGGCTTTTGCAGGTGGACCATTGAATGATCGATTTGTTGTTATTATCGAAAAGAAATATCCAACGGTTTAATAATGTGAGAGATGAAGAGGAAGCAAATGTGTTTCTTCCTCAAGTTCAAGCGTTGACAGAAAATAGTTTAATGGCTGCTGAAGATATTCGGATTCCACAAGATGAACTGGGTTAATTATTCAGATAGCTTGTAGTTTTTTACGGTATGATTACATGCTTTTGTGACGCAAAACAGGTTTTGTGGGGGGTTTTGCGATGCAAGATCTCGGCAGACAGTTGGTGTTGGGTATATTCTTAGTGACCGTTGCAATGAACGTGCATGGGATGTTTTCGTCTCGAGGCGTTGCGCTTGCAGCAATTGGTATTGCTGGTGGTATTTTATCTGCACGACGTTCTGCTCTTATTGATCCCGTGGTTACAATTACGCTACATACTTTTGCGCAGACGTTGTCTGCTCAAGCGAGTTTCTTGTACGAGAAACCTGCATATGTTTTTTCAAATAACAGCGCAGATGATTTTGTTGTTCCAAAATCGGAAAAAGATCCAGAATATATTAATTGCCTTGATGAGCCAGATAGTGTTTTGGTGATGTTTTGCGATCATCCTGATTTAGTCAAAACGATTAACTTCATGAAGCGTGCGCAGTCTTCTGGGCAGAAAAAAATAATCGTTATTTCAGGTGAACTTGATGATGAGTGGTTTAAGTCGCCGCGTGAGATAAGCGAGCGAGTAAGATCCGCGGCTATGGAGTATAATTGGCATATTTGTGTTGTTAATTCAAAATCAGCAACAATTTTTTCTCGGGGCGTTGGTTGCGAAGAAACAATTTATTGTGAAAATGCGTTTCATGAAGATCAATTATTTTGTACCTGCTTTCTGCCAAAGATGACTCATGCTGCGAGTCAATCGATTTTTACAAAACTGATTGATCAAGGAGTTGAGTTTGATTGGGATTTTGCAGTGCTGCAGCCCTAAAAATTATATGCACGATTTTTTTTACAAGAGCTGTATGTAGTTTGATATGCGTATATATTTTTTATAGTAAAAAAAAACAATTTTTTGTGAGCATTAACTGTTAGGTTTAAAAATAAAGGCGGTACAACCTACCAATTATCCCTGCTGCTTCCTTCCGGACCTGACAGATTCTACAATCAATAACTTTACCGCCTAATTTATTTACGAATGGATGAAGCTTTAAACTTCAATAACTTAAGTATAAAAAGGCTTTCAAATAACGCAAGCCAAAAAGCCTTAAAAAGTGAAATAAAATAGGGGGGATTAGAAAAAAACTATCTAAACCGTTATACTTTTTAGATAGTTGGTCGTATAAAAATCTTTTTTTTGGTGTTTTGTTTGTATGCTGAGCTCTACGCGCATTCTTGATCCATCATCGTCTTCGGATGTTACTCTTGCAGTGGACTTATTGCGAGCTGGTGAGGTTGTGGCCTTGCCGACCGAAACGGTCTATGGTCTTGGTGCTGACGCACGGAATGATCGTGCGGTTGAGAAGATTTTTATTGCCAAGGGGCGTCCAAACAATCATCCGTTAATTGTCCATATTTCATCATTTGAGAAAATTACTGAGTGGGCAAAAGATGTTTCGCCGCTTGCAAAAAAATTGGCCGATGCTTTTTGGCCCGGTCCATTGACGATGCTTTTTCATAAGGCTGATGGCGTGAGCGATGCGGTGACCGGTGGATTGCCAACAATTGGTTTGCGTGTACCGAGAAATGAACTTTTTTTAGAGGTTTTGAGGCAGCTTGATTCTGGGATTGCTGCTCCTTCGGCAAATTTGCACAAAAAAATTAGCCCAACGTGTGCCGAACATGTTCTTTCTGGTCTTTCGGGTAAAATAGCCGCTGTTTTTGATGCACACGCATGTCCAGTTGGTCTAGAGTCAACAATCGTTGATCTTACATCAAAAATCCCGCGTATTTTGCGTCCGGGACAAATTACCAGACAGATGCTTGAAAAAGTTCTTAAGACGAAGGTAGACGATTTTGAGCCCCATGATGTGAGTGTGGCGGGCAACATGGTTGACCACTATCAACCAACAACAAAGTTGTTAGTGCTTTCAGCAGAACAGTTCATGCCTTTTTTGACAGAGGCAAATAAAAATAAGAGACGTCTTGGGGTGTTATGGTTTGGAGCCGCGGACTTACAGCAGAATGAATTGATTGTTTCGCGTGTTATGCCTACCTCTCGAGAGTTGTATGCTCAGCAGCTTTATGCTGCGCTTCATGAAATTGATGCAGTTGGCGCAGAGTTGATCTTGGTTCAACAGCCGCCAAAAGAGTGGTCAGAAATTATTGATCGACTACAAAAAGCATCGTATAAACAGTAAAAAAAGCCTCACGTTTAAATGAGGCTTTTTTAGTAATTGCTAAAAAATCATGAAATAACGCAGCTTCCTGATTCTGCAAGATCGTCAGGGCTTTCAGTTGCAGCGCGGCGTGCATGAGCTGCTTTAACTTCATCATAGTGAGCTTTAAGATCAAGCGCAATTGCGTTAAGACTTTCAAAATCGGTAGTTAAAACTCGTTTAAAATCGGCTAAGCCAACAATAAATTTTCCAATATTGAACGTTGGCTTTAAGATTGAGTAAGGAAACCAAATGACAGGAGCGTCAGCAAGTTTTTGGAGATAGGTAGTTATTATTTGTGTTGTGATATCATCTTGTTTGCCTGCATATTCGGGATAAACAGGAACAGGAATTTGTTCAATTCCACCGTCAACACGTAGTCCTTGTGCATAATTATACGCATGGCATTTTTCGGTGGCGTAATAAACAATCCCTAAAATTCTTACTACTTGGTTGTAGACAGCATTATCAGGAACTTTATCAGAAGTAAAGTTTGGGCAAATCGTTCGATTGCCGACTTGATATGCGTGCTCCTGAACAAGTCTTTCAATTTCATAATATTCTTCATTGCGTGGGGCAAATGAGAGTGTTGTTGCGGCAATAGCGCTAGCTACTAAAAATTTTTTAAGTACCATGAAGATTCCTTTCAGACAGAAAAAAAGCTCACGAAATTTCGTGAGCTTTTTTTAATTATGGTGGAGAGAGAGGGATTCGAACCCTCGATACCCCTTTCAAGGTATACATGATTTCCAATCATGCGCTTTCGACCACTCAGCCATCTCTCCAGATATTTTTAAAAGAATTTTGGCATCTCGTTTCGCCGAAGTTATCAACGAAGGAGAAAGCCATCCCTCCAAAAACTAACCGTTATTTTTTGGAGGTTTTTGCAGGTTCTTTTTTAGCTGCAGGCTTTTTGGTTGCCATTGGCTTGGTTGCAACTTTTTTTGCTGGAGCTTTTTCTTCTGCAACTTCTTTTTTTGCTGGAGCTTTTTTAGGAGCTGCCTTGGCCATAGCAACTTTTTTTGTAGCTTTAGGTGCTTCAGCTTCTACGGCAACATCAGCTTTTACTGGTTCAGCGGCAACAACTTCAGCTTCTTTGACAACTTTTTTAGGTTCAACAACCGTTACTTCACCAATTTCAATTTTGGTTTTCTCGGTAAAGACTGGTTTTCTTGGACCATGGTTTTTGTCATTTTTTTGTACAAATTTACCAGTTTTGTGCGCAGGTTTTTCGCCAAAAACTTTTGAAGTTACAGTTGGAGCTGGTTTTGTTGCTTCATATTCCGCCAAACCTTTTGCGATTTGTTCTGAAAGATATTCAACAACACATTCTACCGAACGAGGTGAATCGTCGTTTCCTGGGATAATGTAGCTTACGCCTTCAGGATTGGTATTGGTATCAACAAGACCAATAACTGGAATACCAATAAACGCGGCTTCACGAATTGCTGAATATTCACGTTTAGCATCAACTACAACAAGAGCTGCAGGTGGGTAGGCAAGATTGATGATACCACCAACGTTTCTTTCCAACCGAGCAACCTCTTTGGTCAACATACTTTGTTCTTTTTTTCCAAGATTCAAATCGCCTTTGCCCATGACGTCGCGCAAGTGCAAAAGTCTGGTAACAGCTTTTTTAACTTGATCGTTGTTGGTCAATGTACCACCAATCCAACGTTCAACAACGTACGGGAGATTAAGTTTTAATGCAGCTGCTTTCATCGATTCTTTTGCAGATTTTTTTGTACCAACAAGAATGATTTGGCCACCATTTTTAGCAAGTTCATATAATTTTTCACCAGCTTTTTTGAGCAAGAAAGCTGTTTTTGAAACGTCAATTAAATGAATACCGTTTCTAGAACCCCAGATGTATCCAGCCATTTTAGGGGACCAACGAGAGGTTTTGTGTCCAAAATGAACACCAGAGTCAATAAGTTTTTTTAAATCGATCATGATTTATCCTTAGTGTGGGTTATTTTTGTAGCTTCAGACGCGCTTGTTGGCGCGGCACCCATTTTGTATGAAGCTACAACGTATCGCACTCAAAAAAAGAGGCGACGTTTTTTAACAACATTCGTAGATTAATCCAAATATTTCGCTCTTACAAGGCCTTTTTTGGTCCATGGTTTCCAATAACCTGATTATGGGTGATTGTATATTGATATTTTTTACCCAGTAAGTGTGCAGAGATGAGCCACAATCCGGTAAGACCCAGAGAAAGTCCTGGTCCTGATGCTGCAAGTCCGCTAATTATTCCCAAGAAAGCTTGCGAATTTGCAAGTCCACTTGGCAGTAGGTGAAGAATCATGCTTGGATCATTAAAGAATGAACTGAGTCCTTCTGAGAAGGTTTGTCCAAAAGAAGCAATCCAGGCTTTTGATTTAAATTGAATTGTTTCTGTGGTTGGGATGAAAAGCATTTCTCGTACCGGAGTGTTAAATCCGTAATTGAGTGCTCTGAGCATGATCATCGTCATCGTTGCGGCAAAAAGTGTTTTAAAACTAATTAAAAACAGCATGAGCCCAAAGATGATAACGGGGCTTACAATTAAGCAGGTTGGAACGCCAAATCGTTTAAGCATCGCTTTTGTGCCAACAAGTGAAAAGAAAAACCCAAGGCCCTGAAACACTGCTGTGTACATGAACATGAAAGTGCCAATTGCGCGAAAATCATTATTGCAGTATTCGGCAACAAAGGTTTGCATCTGAAAATCTGCAAAAGTCGATACGAAATTGAAGCTATACACTAGGACAAAAATCCCACCAACATATGGCTCCTGAAAGAGCAACTTAAGGCTATCAAGCCAATTTGATTTTTGAGATTTGTCTTTGATGTGAGCCTCTTTGTCTTTGTTGTATCCTGCAAGATATTCTTCAGGGATTGAGCTATTTATTTTTTGTAAACTTAACAGTGCGACCGTGATGAGTGTGCTTGCTAAAATACATAACAGTGGAGAGCTAATAGTTGATTCAAATTGTGTGTTGATGCCTGCTGCAAGAAGAGGTGATAAAACGCCAATCCCTCGCGCAGATGCATTGATTATTGAATATTTTTCTTTAGCAAAATTTGGCGAACTAATTGAATTGGTAAAGCTCCATAGGTTTTCAAGAACCATGACATTGAAAAAATCCAGAAAAAGATAAATCACCCATCCAATAATGCGGGAGGGGCTTCTGATTGTGTTTTCGATTCCAACTGTTGGGTGAATTAAAAATAGGCTAAACACTGCAATAGCAATTGCATAAATACCAAATAAAATAATGGCAACGCGATGTCTATGAGTTGCGTTTAATAATTTTGAATATAAATACATCAAAATTGGTGCCATAACAAAAGAAACAATTTTAGCTGTTGGCAAGTATGATGCGCCAATAAAAGAAAGAAAAACGGTGCTTTTTATTGGGCGAACAATTGAATAGGCCGCAATGATCGCAGCGTGCGCGGTTGCAAGATAAAAAACCTTTAATTTATCGTATCCTTCATGTACTGCGTGAGACAAATTCATTAAATAAATACCCCCTAGCAAACGCTATCGCATGCCCTTATGTTTTAAAATACCCTATGATTTTGACGAGTCTTCTTCGCCGATCACTTTTTTATCTTTAATTGTTTGAACAAATGCTACCCCAAGCCCTGATGCGATGCAGAGCCAAGCCCCGATCACGCACGCGTTAACTATTGCGCTCATTTGGTTCAGTATTGCTCCGCCGCAACATCCTGTAAGTAGGTTGAAAACGTTACCAAGTGCTTTTGCTGCTCGCGAACCAAATGCATCGATCCACGCTTTTGTTTTAAATTTAATTGATCTTGTCGTAGGAATATACAATGTTTCCCGTGTTGGATGATTAACTGCGTAATTAAGTGCTTTAATTAAAACCAGGGCTCCAAAAAAGCAGGTAGGCGTTGGCCAAAAATATGTCGCTGAGATCAGAAGAGAACTAAGGATTGGAACTGCAAAAAGCGCAACTCTAATATTGGTAAGGCGTTGGAGTGGAACGGTTCCAAAGAGCACAAAGAAGAGTCCAATTCCATGCATACACATGTATTGAAGTGCATAATATTGTGTAAGGGCTTCGGTAGAAGCGTAAGCAGCATCGGCTGCAATTAAAACGCGATATTCAAGGATTGCAATCATTATCTCATACAACAAAACTAACGAAGTAATTCCCGCAACGTATGGATATTTTATGATGCTTGAAAGGCCATCAAGTATTTTTGCGAAAAAGACTTTTTTAATATTTTTCTCTGGATCTGGCGCACTCTCGACTGTTTTTTCTTCTTGATATCCACGCATTTGTTCTTGGGGAACACTTTTAATAAGAAGGAAGACAACTACAACGCTGGCGATGAGCAGAGAGCAGCCGACAAGAAGAGTCTGTGGCAGGAGCGTAAAAGTTGTGTTTTGAGTTGTTTTTACTACTGAATTGAGCGCCAAATAGAGCGATCCTGCAGAGAAAATTCCACCCAATTTTGAACCTAAAACAAGAAAGCCATAGGTGTGTTGCGCTTCCTGAGGCGTGTTTACTGAATTAGCAAACGACCAGAAAACGGTGGAAAGAAAGGCAGAAAAGCTTTCCATGAGAAAGTAAAAAGCCCATCCACAGGCATGTAAAAGAGGATTTGTCTGGAAAGCTGTAAGCGGGAAGTACGAAAAGAGCGTAACAAAAAAAGCACCGCCAATTCCGTGAAACAGTGAAAACACATATAAAAGTTGATGTCTTCTGAGCCGATCAACCAGATATGAATAAAAAATCAGAAGAGGGATAATGTAGAGTAAAACATAAATTTTAGCGCTCGCAATTGCGTGAGCACCTGCAATTTTTGCAAAAATGGAAGATTTCAATGGACGCCAAATGGCTTGGCATGCAGATAGAAAGAAAAACACCATACCGATGAGCAATACTTTAAGGCGACTTTCTTTGTTGACGGACCATAAAGCTGTCAGGTCAGAAAAAAAAGAAAATTTCATGGTTTATTCTTTGGATTAGAGGGGAAAACTGCTTTTTTTAAAGTCTATTCCGTTCCAGAATTGTCTGCAAGAAGGATTTTTATTTTTTTATAAATTTTTTATAAATGCTTTTTTTAAAAAAATATTAATTCAGCCTGTCCTTTCTTTTGAATCACGATAAGATAAAGATATGGGTGCTTAAAAAAGTGAAAAAATAAGCGCTTTTTTGTAAAAAATAGAATGTAATGGCCTTAAAACCTCTTTTTATCTCAAGTTCGGTTTGCGGTTTCATTCTTTTTGCATATCCTTGCAGGATGTTTAACGTGTTTAGCAAGGGTGTGGGTTTGCAGGGAAAGCTCCATTGTAAGGAAAAATTTAAGAACAAATTAAAAAGGAAGGTGCTCCCGTGAGAACAAGTTCGTACGTTTTACCAGTTCTTCCATTAAAAAATGTTGTGGCTTGGCCGCACAGCATTCGTCCTGTTGCTGTTGGTAGAGATATTTCTATCCAAGCTGTCGAGGCTGCCTTGAGGGGTTCGCGTGAAATTTTTGTAACTGCTCAAAAGTCGGTTGATATTGAAGATCCGACTTTTTCTGATTTATATACGTTTGGTACTCGGGCAAGTATTGTCCGTATCGAGCGATTTCCAAATGGCGTTATGAAAATTTTGATCGAAGGTCTTTCGCGCGCAAAAGTTTTGCAACAAATTACCGCCGAAGGCTACATGGCTGTTGAAGCGATTGATGTCCCGTGTGAAAAAAAGATTAAAGAAGTTGAAGAAAAAGCTCTCTGGAGAAGTTTGTTTGCCTACTTTAAAGAGTATGTTGAATTGAGCGAAAAGCATTCTGCAGAGGTTTTTGATTTATTTAAGGGTGTTCATGACCTTGATTATCTTACCGATACATTGTCCTCGCAACTTACGTTTGATCTTGAAGAGCAGCAAGAAGTTTTAGAGATTTTTGATGTAAAGCAACGTGCTATTCGCATGAGTGAGATGTTAAAATCTGAAATTGAAATTTTAAAAACCGAAAAAAATATTAAAAAAAGAGTTCAAACGCAAATCGAAAAGCATCAGCGTGATTATTATTTGAATGAACAAATGCGTGCTATTCAGCGTGAACTTGGCCGAGATGATCAGCAAAAAGAGATCGATCAATTACGAGAAAAAGCAGCAAGCGCAAAAATGACAGCAGAAGCACTTGAAAAGGTCGAAATTGAATGTCGTCGTCTTGAGCAAATGCAGTTTTCATCTCCAGAAGCAGCTGTGAGTCGAAATTATATCGAAACATTAATTGCGTTGCCGTGGAATAAAGCCTCAAAAGATCGTGTCAGCTTGCAGCAGGCAGAAAAAATTTTAAATGATTCTCATGCTGGAATGACTAAGGTTAAAGAGCGGATCTTAGAATTTATTGCGGCTAAAAAGTTTGCGGGTGATAAATTAAAAAAAGCTCCAATAATTTGTTTGGCAGGACCTCCTGGGGTTGGTAAAACATCGCTTGCAAAATCGATAGCAGACGCATTGGGCAGAACATTTGTGAGAATTTCACTTGGTGGTATGCGTGATGAAGCTGAAATCCGCGGACACAGAAGAACTTATATCGGAGCTATGCCTGGAAAAATTATTCAAGCAATGCGTAAGTCAAAAGTGGTAAATCCGGTTATTTTGCTTGATGAAGTTGATAAAATGTCGATGGATTTTAGGGGAGATCCAGCATCGGCTCTTCTTGAGGTTCTTGATCCAGAGCAAAATAAATCGTTTTCGGACTATTTTTTGGAAATTGGGTATGACGTTTCTCAGGTAATGTTTGTTTTGACTGCGAACGTGGTTGATCAAATTCCAGGACCGTTGCTTGATAGAATGGATTTGGTATCGCTTTCTGGATATACAGAAGCAGAAAAACTTGATATTGCACAAAAATTCTTGGTTCCAAAGTTGCTTAAAGAGTATGCAGTGTTGCCTCGGCAATTGGAAATTTCGACAGAAACATTGAAGCGATTGATTTCTGATTACACCAAAGAAGCTGGCGTGAGAAGTCTTGATCGGTTAATTGCTCAGATTGTACGAAAATCATTATCAAAATTTCTTGAAGATAAAGCTCCTAAAAAAATTAAAGTACAACCAAGTGGTTTAGAAGAGTTGCTTGGTGCTGCTCGATTTAGAAAAGATGCATCCAAGTCTCACAATGGTATCGGTGTTGCTACAGGATTGGCATGGACAGAGGTTGGTGGCGATGTACTTGAAATTGAAGTCACGCAACTTAAAGGAAAAGGTAATTTTACGATTACCGGTCAACTTGGTGAGGTGATGCAAGAGTCTGCACAAGCAGCATTGAGTTACATTCGTTCGCGAGCAAAAGAGCTTGGTATAAAGCCTGGATTTTATTCAGAATCAGATCTTCATATTCACGTTCCAGAAGGCGCGATTCCAAAAGATGGTCCTTCTGCTGGTATTACCATGGTTGTGGCGCTTGTTTCATCGCTTGCTAATATTCCGGTAAAAAGTACTGTTGCGATGACTGGTGAAGTTACGCTTCGCGGAAGAGTTCTTGCGGTTGGCGGTTTAAAAGAAAAACTTTTAGCTGCGACTCGGTTTGGATTTACAACAGTTATTGTTCCAAAAGAAAATGAAGTTGATATCAAGGAGTTTGAAAAAGAATTGGATTCGTCATTGACGGTTATTTATGCCGATCACATGGATACGGTTCTTGCTCATGCA encodes the following:
- a CDS encoding threonylcarbamoyl-AMP synthase; the encoded protein is MLSSTRILDPSSSSDVTLAVDLLRAGEVVALPTETVYGLGADARNDRAVEKIFIAKGRPNNHPLIVHISSFEKITEWAKDVSPLAKKLADAFWPGPLTMLFHKADGVSDAVTGGLPTIGLRVPRNELFLEVLRQLDSGIAAPSANLHKKISPTCAEHVLSGLSGKIAAVFDAHACPVGLESTIVDLTSKIPRILRPGQITRQMLEKVLKTKVDDFEPHDVSVAGNMVDHYQPTTKLLVLSAEQFMPFLTEANKNKRRLGVLWFGAADLQQNELIVSRVMPTSRELYAQQLYAALHEIDAVGAELILVQQPPKEWSEIIDRLQKASYKQ
- the lon gene encoding endopeptidase La, yielding MRTSSYVLPVLPLKNVVAWPHSIRPVAVGRDISIQAVEAALRGSREIFVTAQKSVDIEDPTFSDLYTFGTRASIVRIERFPNGVMKILIEGLSRAKVLQQITAEGYMAVEAIDVPCEKKIKEVEEKALWRSLFAYFKEYVELSEKHSAEVFDLFKGVHDLDYLTDTLSSQLTFDLEEQQEVLEIFDVKQRAIRMSEMLKSEIEILKTEKNIKKRVQTQIEKHQRDYYLNEQMRAIQRELGRDDQQKEIDQLREKAASAKMTAEALEKVEIECRRLEQMQFSSPEAAVSRNYIETLIALPWNKASKDRVSLQQAEKILNDSHAGMTKVKERILEFIAAKKFAGDKLKKAPIICLAGPPGVGKTSLAKSIADALGRTFVRISLGGMRDEAEIRGHRRTYIGAMPGKIIQAMRKSKVVNPVILLDEVDKMSMDFRGDPASALLEVLDPEQNKSFSDYFLEIGYDVSQVMFVLTANVVDQIPGPLLDRMDLVSLSGYTEAEKLDIAQKFLVPKLLKEYAVLPRQLEISTETLKRLISDYTKEAGVRSLDRLIAQIVRKSLSKFLEDKAPKKIKVQPSGLEELLGAARFRKDASKSHNGIGVATGLAWTEVGGDVLEIEVTQLKGKGNFTITGQLGEVMQESAQAALSYIRSRAKELGIKPGFYSESDLHIHVPEGAIPKDGPSAGITMVVALVSSLANIPVKSTVAMTGEVTLRGRVLAVGGLKEKLLAATRFGFTTVIVPKENEVDIKEFEKELDSSLTVIYADHMDTVLAHAFDKFAVSFGGEEKVDDTVDEDKKTSKESKKKTVGMKKKTPAKEKKLPKIKTVVRRKRVINAPKRKTIIKKK
- the rpsB gene encoding 30S ribosomal protein S2, translating into MIDLKKLIDSGVHFGHKTSRWSPKMAGYIWGSRNGIHLIDVSKTAFLLKKAGEKLYELAKNGGQIILVGTKKSAKESMKAAALKLNLPYVVERWIGGTLTNNDQVKKAVTRLLHLRDVMGKGDLNLGKKEQSMLTKEVARLERNVGGIINLAYPPAALVVVDAKREYSAIREAAFIGIPVIGLVDTNTNPEGVSYIIPGNDDSPRSVECVVEYLSEQIAKGLAEYEATKPAPTVTSKVFGEKPAHKTGKFVQKNDKNHGPRKPVFTEKTKIEIGEVTVVEPKKVVKEAEVVAAEPVKADVAVEAEAPKATKKVAMAKAAPKKAPAKKEVAEEKAPAKKVATKPMATKKPAAKKEPAKTSKK